A window of the Schistocerca nitens isolate TAMUIC-IGC-003100 chromosome 5, iqSchNite1.1, whole genome shotgun sequence genome harbors these coding sequences:
- the LOC126260343 gene encoding putative gustatory receptor 28a — MKAEWKISGSLKNFLLLCRIAGVMPVSYSLSDKKFKVSLPARIYSTALSLLFLVMSINSVFVVMPSSYRDVFDMAKYADAVNLALGTVAAVVSITRSAALKQGSVDSFSEKITAVDSILFARYNKEWDFATLLLAFQLIIIAVCWPLFYGFILYFFVNQTGLEFLLPGFYMHIIRTLTVLQFSNINILLARRFRAVNNWLIYSFKIDDEKQLDSGILGTLEDLYRHNGNGLPWTDSLAIFAEYHFMPESTPRLAIQDTLKRNAALGDTTRLTSARVMHFILCDVSKSVSNAYGVQNLLEVVSCFVSTVIYLYMTLVTLLNIKDIWLGQSKFAVVMMYSVWGLYQLLRVALISWSANVVAKEATRTEQLALKLQLLARDRVRVLQLLVTQAARVRPNYTAAGFFTLDLPLLYTFSGGVAAYLAILVQFSLSDAYQQRSFANVSTVAKI; from the coding sequence ATGAAGGCTGAATGGAAAATATCTGGATCTCTGAAGAACTTCTTGTTACTCTGCAGAATAGCAGGTGTGATGCCAGTGTCATACAGCCTGTCTGATAAGAAATTTAAAGTTTCTCTTCCAGCGCGAATCTACAGCACTGCTTTGAGTTTGTTGTTCCTCGTCATGTCTATTAACTCTGTGTTTGTGGTTATGCCTTCGTCATACAGGGATGTGTTTGATATGGCTAAGTATGCCGATGCTGTCAACTTAGCTCTGGGCACAGTAGCAGCCGTAGTTTCAATCACTCGTAGTGCTGCTTTGAAACAAGGAAGTGTGGATTCCTTCAGCGAGAAAATCACTGCAGTGGATTCTATTCTGTTCGCAAGGTACAACAAGGAATGGGACTTTGCTACCTTGCTTTTGGCCTTTCAATTAATTATTATAGCAGTGTGCTGGCCGTTGTTTTATGGCTTTATACTGTACTTTTTTGTGAATCAGACGGGTCTCGAGTTCTTGCTACCTGGCTTCTATATGCATATCATAAGAACACTTACCGTCTTACAGTTCAGCAACATCAATATCCTTTTAGCAAGAAGATTTAGAGCCGTTAACAACTGGCTTATCTATTCATTCAAGATCGATGATGAGAAACAACTCGATTCCGGCATACTGGGAACACTTGAAGATTTGTATCGTCACAATGGTAATGGACTTCCCTGGACTGACTCGTTAGCGATCTTTGCTGAATATCACTTTATGCCAGAAAGTACGCCCAGACTGGCAATACAGGACACACTTAAAAGAAATGCGGCTCTTGGTGATACTACACGCCTTACGAGTGCCAGAGTGATGCATTTTATCCTATGTGACGTCAGTAAGAGCGTCAGCAATGCGTATGGCGTCCAGAACCTTCTGGAAGTGGTGAGCTGTTTTGTGAGCACAGTCATATATCTATACATGACGCTGGTTACTTTGTTGAACATAAAGGACATCTGGCTGGGACAATCCAAATTTGCCGTGGTGATGATGTACTCTGTGTGGGGTCTCTACCAGCTGTTACGGGTCGCCCTTATATCCTGGTCTGCGAACGTTGTGGCGAAAGAGGCAACTAGGACAGAACAGCTGGCACTGAAGCTGCAGCTGCTGGCTCGCGACAGAGTGCGCGTGTTGCAGCTGCTGGTAACGCAGGCGGCTCGCGTCCGTCCCAATTACACTGCAGCTGGGTTCTTCACTCTGGATCTGCCACTGCTGTACACGTTCTCTGGCGGGGTCGCAGCTTACCTCGCCATCCTGGTGCAGTTCAGTTTGTCTGACGCCTACCAGCAGCGCAGTTTTGCTAACGTATCCACTGTTGCCAAAATTTAA